A single Ignavibacteriales bacterium DNA region contains:
- the tnpA gene encoding IS200/IS605 family transposase produces the protein MPNTYTQLYAHCVVVVKGRSNLISISWRDELYKYITGIISNKNQKLMIINGMPDHLHLLIGLKPDCTLSDLMRDIKANSSKWINERRFVAGKFEWQSGFGAFSVSQSQIDRVVDYIKKQEEHHKRKTFREEYLQLLEAYKIEYDLKYIFEDYGTSSGNGSKEN, from the coding sequence ATGCCTAACACCTATACCCAATTATATGCACATTGTGTGGTTGTTGTGAAAGGGAGGTCTAATCTGATTTCTATAAGCTGGAGGGATGAGTTATACAAATACATTACAGGAATAATCAGCAATAAGAATCAGAAGTTAATGATAATCAACGGAATGCCTGACCACTTGCATTTGTTAATCGGATTAAAGCCCGACTGTACTCTTTCAGATTTGATGCGTGATATAAAAGCGAATTCGTCAAAATGGATAAACGAAAGGCGATTCGTTGCGGGAAAGTTTGAGTGGCAATCCGGTTTTGGAGCATTTTCGGTGTCGCAATCGCAGATTGACAGGGTGGTGGATTATATCAAAAAACAGGAGGAGCATCACAAGAGGAAAACTTTCAGGGAGGAATATCTGCAGCTGCTTGAAGCGTATAAGATTGAATATGATTTAAAGTATATCTTTGAAGATTATGGAACGTCTTCTGGTAATGGTTCAAAAGAAAATTAG
- a CDS encoding SDR family oxidoreductase — MNKTVLITGASSGIGKAAAIYFAERGWNVAATMRSPEKETELQKHALIKTFRLDVTDNLSIKSCTAEVLRVFGSVDVLVNNAGYGATGIFEKSAPEDIYNQFNTNVFGLMQMTREMLPHFREKRSGMIVNVSSIAGLVTFPMYSVYNSSKWAVEGFTEGLQFELRQLNIRLKLVEPGAIKTEFHGRSMVSFNNQDIGGYGDYDKRVEVFMKKADKMAPGPEVVAKTIYKAATDNSWKLRYPSGAQARMVSVMRRIVPVTMFRYLTGKLMASGLVR, encoded by the coding sequence ATGAACAAGACAGTACTCATAACAGGAGCATCATCCGGAATCGGAAAAGCAGCGGCAATTTATTTTGCGGAGCGGGGATGGAATGTTGCCGCAACCATGCGTTCACCGGAAAAAGAAACCGAACTGCAGAAACATGCACTGATAAAAACTTTCCGGCTGGATGTAACCGATAATCTGTCCATAAAGAGCTGTACTGCTGAGGTTCTTCGTGTATTTGGTTCCGTGGATGTTCTGGTTAATAACGCCGGTTACGGAGCTACTGGAATTTTTGAAAAGTCAGCTCCGGAGGATATATATAATCAGTTTAATACGAACGTGTTTGGTCTGATGCAGATGACACGAGAGATGCTTCCGCACTTCAGGGAAAAGCGAAGCGGGATGATAGTTAATGTTTCTTCAATCGCAGGACTGGTTACTTTTCCGATGTATAGTGTTTACAACAGTTCAAAATGGGCGGTGGAGGGATTCACCGAAGGACTGCAGTTTGAGCTGCGTCAGTTAAATATCAGATTAAAGCTGGTTGAGCCGGGTGCAATAAAGACTGAGTTTCACGGCCGGTCAATGGTATCTTTCAACAATCAGGATATTGGCGGGTATGGTGATTATGATAAGCGGGTTGAAGTGTTTATGAAGAAAGCAGACAAGATGGCGCCAGGTCCGGAGGTGGTGGCAAAAACTATATATAAAGCCGCCACGGATAATTCCTGGAAGCTGCGATATCCCTCAGGAGCACAGGCGCGTATGGTTAGTGTTATGAGGAGAATAGTACCGGTGACGATGTTCAGATATCTTACCGGAAAGCTTATGGCAAGCGGATTGGTTAGATAG